From the genome of Halictus rubicundus isolate RS-2024b chromosome 2, iyHalRubi1_principal, whole genome shotgun sequence, one region includes:
- the LOC143365450 gene encoding uncharacterized protein LOC143365450 — MSIDHHGGKGYAPLPQSISNTDTEDEDGLPQQNEAPKEHTDDPLAEATIVHENGIYYPLDETKNATNRMKNGQNMFKYYRDDIPIMVIEGNDQNDLWKPRDMSPLRRFCLVTSILLCIITIVVFLYVLPCDNSMVCPTISEPKSSISWHRTLNGLELYGPISIIQDELLYYSSNLIFFVRGQKFKGNDTSEDPGQISAGGGIMSLQESSGAPLWLVSLKRSPTEMDCISVDTDKSGKPDCIVAGDQGLLASIDPIAGIIHWSSKIHTFEKLPIILPDIDSDGVADFLSIEIAIQSMPNLVLLSGKTGTLLGRYLPENCSLIDIYVSIDTIAYVCNDNSRKSTVKTMTFVGLLHAMKLPESYKQSVAKSSLPFRMFETLTHDDEKHSWRPTLYHSLSIENEGLCPGEFCKASINLTLQAPGSQPITIWDHVSSNSFVSKPAFLVTPGNPYTSGFAIKFWQWIDSITEHTKTVSAITERRLIESVLIVFVNYTDVQVMNASQSDIIQLCQAADCQPNLNLRARFSSIKIDYTSEDKFPELITYWSSYNVESQKELYLTSNIQVVKLDSIMTSLPRISV, encoded by the exons ATGTCGATTGATCATCACGGTGGCAAGGGTTACGCTCCTTTGCCACAAAGTATAAGTAACACCGATACAGAAGATGAAGATGGTTTGCCCCAACAAAACGAAGCTCCTAAAGAGCATACAGACGATCCACTAGCG gaaGCAACCATAGTTCATGAAAATGGAATATATTATCCTTTGGATGAAACAAAAAATGCAACGAATCGTATGAAAAATGGACAGAATATGTTTAAATATTATAGAGATGACATACCAATAATGGTAATCGAGGGAAATGATCAAAATGATTTGTGGAAGCCACGCGACATGTCTCCCCTTCGCCGATTTTGTTTGGTTACGTCCATATTGCTCTGCATTATAACAATAGTTGTATTTTTGTATGTTTTACCTTGCGACAATTCAATGGTATGTCCTACAATCTCTGAACCTAAATCATCAATATCATGGCATAGAACTTTAAATGGACTAG AATTATACGGGCCTATCTCTATCATTCAagatgaacttctttattattcatCTAATCTGATATTCTTCGTTCGTGGACAAAAATTCAAAGGGAATGACACATCCGAAGATCCGGGGCAAATATCAGCAGGAGGAGGGATTATGTCATTGCAAGAAAGTAGTGGTGCACCGTTATGGCTGGTCTCATTGAAAAGATCACCTACTGAAATGGATTGTATTTCGGTTGATACTGATAAATCTGGGAAACCAGATTGCATAGTTGCTGGTGATCAAGGCCTCCTAGCTAGTATCGATCCTATTGCAGGCATTATACACTGGAGTTCAAAAATCCATACATTTGAAAAGCTACCTATCATTTTGCCAGATATTGATTCAGATGGAGTTGCAGATTTTTTGAGTATAGAAATAGCAATACAAAGTATGCCTAATCTTGTTCTTTTATCCGGAAAGACTGGTACTCTTCTAGGAAGATATTTACCTGAAAACTGTTCGCTAATTGACATATACGTTTCCATTGATACTATAGCTTACGTTTGCAACGATAATAGCAGAAAAA GTACTGTTAAAACAATGACTTTTGTTGGTTTACTTCATGCTATGAAGCTACCAGAGTCGTATAAACAATCTGTAGCAAAGTCATCATTACCGTTTCGTATGTTCGAAACATTAACGCACGACGACGAGAAACATAGTTGGAGGCCTACATTATATCACTCTTTATCTATCGAAAATGAAGGTTTATGTCCTGGAGAATTTTGCAAAGCTAGTATAAACTTAACGTTGCAAGCACCTGGAAGCCAACCAATAACCATATGGGACCATGTTAGTTCAAATTCTTTTGTATCGAAACCAGCTTTTCTAGTTACACCTGGGAATCCATACACTTCCGGATTCGCCATTAAGTTTTGGCAATGGATCGATTCGATAACAGAACATACAAAGACAGTGTCTGCTATCACAGAGAGAAGGTTGATAGAAAGCGTATTAATAGTTTTTGTAAACTATACAGACGTACAAGTGATGAACGCAAGCCAGAGCGACATTATTCAGTTGTGTCAAGCCGCAGATTGTCAACCAAATTTGAATTTACGTGCCCGTTTTAGTTCAATTAAAATCGATTATACGAGCGAAGACAAATTCCCAGAATTAATAACTTATTGGTCTTCATATAATGTAGAGTCGCAAAAGGAACTTTATCTGACGTCTAACATTCAAGTTGTAAAATTAGATTCCATCATGACTAGTCTACCACGTATAAGTGTTTAA